One window of the SAR324 cluster bacterium genome contains the following:
- a CDS encoding DUF445 domain-containing protein, whose amino-acid sequence MSEFWTNFWLYVSMPFISGIVGWGTNVVALKMTFYPLEFIGKPPFLGWQGIIPRKAEKMASLACDLMTSKLISIEEIFTRLDPKRVAAEMEPALLNLIETITNQIMMEQAASMWEMIPQRVKDEIYHRAKDEAPTVIATMMQEIKDNINELFDLKAMVTDSLVRDKQLLNEIFLRVGNKEFKFIEISGFYFGFAFGVIQMILWIFYKGSWQLPVCGLIVGYATNWLALKMIFEPAKPTTFGPYKILGREFGPWIIQGLFLKRQQEVAGDYGALISKEILHAENIFMGILKGPSSDKLFHLIQRHVKRSIDQYAGITKPFIALTIGTKNYINMKDSAVNHIMEHTPESLKHVHVYAEEAWDIENTLRVKMQALTPEEFVNLLRPAFQEDEWILILVGAILGMFVGFFQLFVMFS is encoded by the coding sequence ATGAGTGAATTTTGGACAAATTTCTGGTTGTACGTATCCATGCCGTTTATTAGTGGAATTGTTGGCTGGGGCACGAATGTGGTTGCGTTGAAAATGACATTTTATCCTCTGGAGTTTATCGGCAAACCTCCGTTTTTGGGGTGGCAGGGAATCATTCCCCGAAAAGCTGAAAAAATGGCGTCACTGGCCTGTGATCTGATGACCTCCAAATTGATCAGTATTGAGGAGATTTTTACAAGGCTTGATCCCAAAAGGGTAGCCGCCGAAATGGAACCTGCTCTGCTCAACCTGATTGAAACCATCACCAACCAGATCATGATGGAACAGGCCGCTTCCATGTGGGAAATGATTCCCCAGCGAGTCAAGGATGAAATTTATCATAGAGCCAAAGATGAAGCACCCACGGTGATTGCCACCATGATGCAGGAAATCAAGGACAACATTAATGAATTGTTTGATTTGAAAGCCATGGTGACAGATTCTCTGGTGCGAGACAAACAACTGCTGAATGAAATTTTCCTCAGAGTCGGCAACAAGGAATTCAAATTCATTGAAATTTCCGGTTTTTATTTTGGCTTCGCGTTTGGAGTGATTCAGATGATTCTCTGGATTTTTTATAAAGGTTCCTGGCAGTTGCCTGTGTGCGGACTGATCGTGGGCTACGCGACCAACTGGCTGGCTCTCAAAATGATCTTTGAACCCGCCAAACCCACAACCTTTGGCCCCTATAAAATTTTAGGCAGGGAATTCGGACCATGGATTATTCAGGGATTGTTTCTCAAACGACAACAGGAAGTCGCGGGGGATTATGGTGCCTTGATTTCCAAGGAAATCCTGCATGCGGAAAATATCTTTATGGGAATTCTGAAAGGTCCAAGCTCCGACAAACTGTTCCATTTGATTCAACGCCATGTGAAACGGAGTATTGATCAATACGCAGGCATCACCAAACCCTTCATCGCCCTGACCATTGGCACCAAAAATTACATCAACATGAAAGATTCCGCGGTGAATCATATCATGGAACACACACCCGAAAGTCTGAAGCATGTGCATGTCTATGCGGAAGAAGCCTGGGATATTGAAAATACCTTGCGCGTAAAAATGCAGGCTCTTACTCCGGAAGAATTTGTCAATCTGTTGCGTCCCGCCTTTCAGGAAGATGAATGGATTCTGATTCTGGTTGGAGCCATCCTTGGAATGTTCGTTGGATTCTTCCAACTGTTTGTCATGTTTTCATAA
- a CDS encoding DUF445 family protein — MLETILSIVNHPEFWLYVSMPFTSAIVGWGTNVLAIKMMFYPIEFLGIPPFLGWQGIVPAKAIKMAKINVKMMTENLISVQEMFRNLDPAGMAKELEPLMATMTEKILTEIMEEQSNTLWEALPQRAKDEIYKRVSKDSPEVIAQVLTEFTDNIDELFDLEKMVLDTLVRDKRLMVEMFLKVGEAEFKFIGNSGFYFGFLFGLIQTGVWFVYQAWWELPLGGLLVGYLTNWLALKMIFEPLEPKKIGPWTWQGLFLKRQDAVAIEYSKLVTKEILNADNIIEAVVRGPASDQLFEIISRNVKKAIDSYAGMAKPFVQMAVGTKGYITMKSRACDLIIAEVPRSLSLVTDYATESLAIEKTLVEKMRELTPTQFEGLLRPAFQEDEWILILVGAVLGLLVGLGQLFFMFGGVQ; from the coding sequence ATGTTAGAAACAATTCTATCAATAGTTAACCATCCTGAATTCTGGTTATATGTTTCGATGCCGTTTACCAGTGCCATCGTGGGATGGGGAACCAATGTACTTGCTATCAAAATGATGTTTTATCCTATCGAATTTTTGGGAATTCCGCCCTTTTTGGGATGGCAGGGAATTGTTCCGGCAAAAGCCATTAAAATGGCTAAAATCAATGTAAAAATGATGACTGAGAATTTGATCAGTGTGCAGGAAATGTTCAGAAATCTGGATCCCGCCGGAATGGCGAAGGAATTGGAGCCACTGATGGCCACCATGACTGAAAAAATCCTCACAGAGATTATGGAAGAACAGTCTAATACCTTATGGGAAGCGTTACCTCAAAGGGCAAAAGATGAAATATATAAACGCGTCAGCAAAGATTCACCGGAAGTGATTGCACAGGTGCTCACTGAATTTACCGATAATATCGATGAACTGTTCGACCTTGAAAAAATGGTATTGGACACTCTGGTTCGAGACAAACGACTGATGGTTGAAATGTTTTTAAAGGTTGGTGAAGCGGAATTTAAATTCATTGGAAATTCCGGTTTTTATTTCGGATTTCTCTTTGGCCTGATTCAGACTGGAGTCTGGTTTGTCTATCAGGCCTGGTGGGAGCTTCCACTCGGTGGTCTGCTGGTGGGATATCTCACCAACTGGTTGGCTCTGAAAATGATTTTTGAACCCCTTGAACCCAAGAAAATCGGGCCATGGACCTGGCAGGGTTTGTTTTTAAAAAGGCAGGATGCCGTGGCAATTGAATATTCCAAGCTGGTTACCAAGGAAATTCTTAATGCCGACAATATTATTGAAGCTGTTGTTCGAGGACCAGCGTCTGACCAATTGTTTGAGATTATCAGTCGCAATGTTAAAAAAGCCATTGACAGTTATGCGGGTATGGCAAAACCCTTTGTACAGATGGCCGTGGGAACAAAAGGATATATCACCATGAAGTCACGTGCCTGTGATTTGATTATCGCAGAAGTTCCCAGGTCCTTGAGTCTGGTTACAGACTATGCCACCGAATCACTCGCCATTGAAAAAACTCTGGTTGAAAAAATGAGAGAGCTGACACCCACACAATTTGAAGGACTCTTGAGACCGGCTTTTCAGGAAGATGAATGGATTCTGATTTTAGTAGGCGCTGTTTTAGGTTTGCTTGTCGGCCTGGGACAACTCTTTTTTATGTTTGGTGGCGTTCAATAG
- the vanZ gene encoding VanZ family protein has translation MSVGIFLLSSWSQPPTPPIDIPFYDKWAHMILYGALSVMYLNTATNGFTRLSFQRIFVAWMGCVLFGLSDEWHQSFVPGRYSDVQDWLADVAGASLIIGIWFVRNRRNFSSCAGTFLATKYTKNTK, from the coding sequence ATGTCCGTGGGCATTTTCCTGCTTTCTTCATGGTCCCAACCACCCACACCGCCCATAGATATTCCCTTTTATGACAAATGGGCACACATGATCCTGTATGGTGCTCTCAGTGTCATGTACCTCAACACCGCGACAAACGGATTCACTCGCCTGTCGTTTCAGCGAATTTTCGTGGCATGGATGGGATGTGTCCTGTTCGGACTTTCCGATGAATGGCATCAGTCTTTCGTGCCGGGACGTTACAGCGATGTGCAGGACTGGTTAGCTGATGTTGCCGGAGCCTCATTGATTATTGGCATATGGTTTGTGAGAAACCGGCGTAATTTTTCGAGCTGTGCAGGTACTTTTTTAGCAACAAAGTACACGAAGAACACAAAGTAA
- the lnt gene encoding apolipoprotein N-acyltransferase, which yields MSFIPSQLTRLLCLVLSVWGYTISMPGGDVSWLAWVALVPLHYGMAEIPRRTIWLYSGLWGWLIWLTNLWWAAPALHHFLKIPPWIAWAGVCLYCLWMSLPYALYGLLFHLSGGLRSTLNCILLTALYVLPVSCFPSLFPGNLAHSQFRVPVLLQTLEWGGTPMLLFLMVLINVWLSRFVWHWVHQRQFCVTPVILCGMLMLSLWTWGTFRIDQIHEAMNHPETPVLQVGLIQPNLERSGNVREALELTRELAHSQKKMDLILWPEIPVPFSWVEKTSQQQQINQLVEELQTPLAMVSSYVYERTQTMPDGRQPYYNMAHLIAPGQVVAQHYAKRRLVPFTEYLPFENQWSELRQWFPGVLRYIPGDTPQTFRINSQVNAIPLICYEAIFADMIRDFERGQPTLMINMTNDRWFGLTRAPWLHWALAQFRAVEFRMPLIRVSNSGISGYVSPTGETDPKAQTELMTQAARNVLVPVPQIASLYARCGNWFLYLLGLGVVVIFVLRQFWWRGGY from the coding sequence ATGTCTTTTATTCCTTCTCAACTGACCAGACTTTTATGTCTGGTTCTCTCCGTTTGGGGCTACACGATCTCTATGCCGGGTGGCGATGTGTCATGGCTGGCATGGGTGGCACTGGTGCCCTTGCATTATGGAATGGCTGAAATTCCACGTCGCACCATCTGGTTGTATAGCGGACTCTGGGGTTGGCTGATCTGGCTGACTAATCTCTGGTGGGCCGCTCCTGCCTTGCATCATTTTCTGAAAATACCTCCCTGGATTGCCTGGGCTGGTGTGTGCCTCTATTGTTTATGGATGTCCCTGCCCTATGCCTTGTATGGCTTATTATTTCATCTGTCCGGTGGCCTGCGAAGCACACTGAATTGTATTCTGTTGACCGCGTTGTATGTTCTGCCTGTTTCCTGTTTTCCCTCCTTGTTCCCCGGAAATCTGGCACATTCCCAGTTTCGTGTTCCTGTATTGTTACAGACGCTGGAATGGGGTGGAACTCCAATGCTACTGTTTTTGATGGTGTTGATCAACGTGTGGCTCTCACGATTTGTATGGCATTGGGTACATCAGCGTCAATTCTGTGTAACTCCCGTGATCCTGTGTGGAATGTTGATGCTGAGCCTGTGGACCTGGGGAACTTTCAGGATCGACCAGATTCATGAGGCGATGAATCATCCCGAAACACCCGTCCTTCAGGTGGGATTGATCCAACCCAATCTCGAACGTTCAGGAAATGTCAGGGAGGCTCTGGAACTGACCAGAGAATTGGCTCACTCTCAGAAAAAAATGGATCTGATCCTGTGGCCTGAAATTCCTGTGCCTTTTTCATGGGTTGAGAAAACCAGCCAGCAACAGCAGATCAACCAGCTTGTTGAGGAATTGCAGACACCACTGGCAATGGTTTCAAGCTATGTCTATGAACGGACGCAAACCATGCCTGATGGTCGACAGCCCTATTACAATATGGCACATCTCATTGCTCCGGGCCAGGTTGTGGCACAGCATTATGCCAAACGCCGCCTTGTGCCCTTTACGGAATATCTGCCGTTCGAAAACCAATGGTCGGAATTGCGGCAATGGTTTCCCGGTGTATTACGCTATATTCCGGGAGATACCCCTCAAACATTTCGCATCAATTCACAGGTAAACGCCATTCCATTGATTTGCTATGAAGCCATTTTCGCGGACATGATACGTGATTTTGAACGAGGTCAGCCAACCCTCATGATCAACATGACCAATGACCGCTGGTTTGGTCTGACAAGAGCACCCTGGCTCCATTGGGCACTGGCACAATTTCGGGCCGTGGAATTTCGTATGCCGCTGATCCGGGTGAGTAATTCAGGAATCAGCGGCTATGTGAGCCCCACCGGAGAGACTGACCCTAAAGCGCAAACGGAATTGATGACTCAGGCCGCCCGCAACGTGCTTGTGCCTGTTCCGCAAATCGCCTCGTTGTATGCGCGCTGTGGAAACTGGTTTTTATATTTGCTGGGATTGGGGGTTGTTGTCATTTTTGTGTTGAGGCAGTTCTGGTGGCGAGGAGGCTATTAA
- a CDS encoding ankyrin repeat domain-containing protein — MLLKIMQLCSFRKIIPGLFALMLLLPQAIQARGSGDELIDKANKTTRLMAAAYSNDQASIKKFIRQGADLNLQDKDGWTALMYAAQEGHVESASLLIKARANTEIKTQNGVNALMIAKSQKHQAVVDLLTPKDVPSTAIVSRIDDPVNPQGTTKLMLAAYKNDLQELKSLIEQGANINALDKDGWTALMFATQEKHEEAVKILVDAKADREIKTKDGYTAMAIAKSIGNDKIIEILSSVPEAEQPEPEAAASSPSAYPEEEESSWVGNVRVVFGTKTLNNEYAISGLKALDSQQELGFQLDFGQKTWPVRVALEYLTASAGVSATFLTMEQRIFLTTNEINLGVHKVFDTFTNMHMYVGGGASMAEGKLEVSGDQVIDMSNASGTGTGYWLDGGAYWIIGSDRAFNLGLQFKLSSATAAIGSDAETAVGGIHFLITTGWLF; from the coding sequence ATGTTATTAAAAATCATGCAGTTGTGTTCGTTTCGGAAAATAATTCCGGGATTATTTGCGTTGATGCTTCTTTTGCCTCAAGCAATTCAGGCCAGAGGCTCTGGCGACGAATTGATTGACAAGGCCAATAAAACCACCCGATTGATGGCCGCGGCTTACAGCAATGATCAGGCTTCCATCAAAAAATTTATCCGTCAGGGCGCTGATCTTAATTTGCAGGACAAGGATGGTTGGACGGCTCTGATGTATGCCGCTCAGGAAGGACACGTTGAGTCCGCCTCCTTGCTGATCAAGGCCAGGGCTAATACAGAAATTAAAACCCAAAATGGTGTCAACGCCTTGATGATTGCCAAAAGCCAGAAACACCAGGCCGTGGTGGATCTGCTCACGCCTAAGGATGTTCCCTCCACGGCAATCGTGAGCAGGATTGATGATCCTGTCAACCCACAGGGAACCACTAAACTGATGCTTGCCGCTTATAAAAATGATCTTCAGGAACTGAAAAGTCTGATTGAGCAAGGTGCAAATATCAATGCTCTGGACAAGGATGGCTGGACCGCTCTGATGTTCGCGACACAGGAAAAACACGAAGAGGCGGTCAAAATTCTCGTGGATGCCAAAGCCGATCGAGAGATAAAAACCAAAGATGGCTACACCGCGATGGCGATCGCCAAAAGCATCGGAAATGATAAAATTATTGAAATATTGAGTTCTGTACCCGAAGCTGAACAACCAGAACCCGAAGCCGCGGCATCGTCCCCTTCTGCCTATCCCGAAGAGGAGGAAAGCAGTTGGGTTGGGAATGTCCGTGTCGTGTTTGGAACAAAAACCCTGAATAATGAATATGCCATCTCAGGCCTGAAAGCGCTGGACTCGCAACAGGAATTGGGATTCCAACTGGATTTTGGACAAAAAACCTGGCCGGTGCGTGTTGCCCTCGAATATCTGACGGCCAGCGCCGGTGTCAGTGCGACTTTTTTGACGATGGAACAACGTATTTTTCTGACCACCAATGAAATCAATCTTGGCGTGCATAAGGTGTTTGATACTTTTACCAACATGCATATGTATGTTGGCGGAGGCGCCTCCATGGCCGAAGGCAAACTGGAAGTGAGCGGTGATCAGGTGATTGATATGAGCAACGCCTCAGGTACCGGCACAGGATACTGGCTCGATGGTGGAGCCTACTGGATTATTGGATCAGACCGGGCCTTCAATCTGGGACTCCAGTTCAAACTGTCCTCAGCAACGGCCGCGATAGGCAGTGATGCGGAAACAGCCGTGGGCGGGATACACTTTCTGATCACAACGGGTTGGCTGTTTTAA
- a CDS encoding MoaD/ThiS family protein: MFREIFPENPFIYTVEEGLTAKGLMRKLAHDFPEASGLLPYTRLAHHEDYVHKDSILQPDQEYCLIPPVSGG; encoded by the coding sequence ATGTTCAGAGAAATTTTTCCTGAAAACCCGTTCATTTACACTGTGGAAGAGGGACTCACCGCCAAGGGGTTGATGCGGAAACTCGCCCATGATTTTCCGGAGGCCTCAGGACTTCTTCCCTATACCAGGTTGGCGCACCATGAAGACTATGTCCACAAGGATTCTATTCTTCAACCAGATCAGGAATATTGTCTGATTCCTCCGGTCAGCGGTGGCTGA
- the mobB gene encoding molybdopterin-guanine dinucleotide biosynthesis protein B has translation MIQDLTDPVMNIVGFSGSGKTVFIEKLIPWFKAQGYAPAYLKHSGHIHNFDTQGKDTARQFEAGAVFSSIFSDSQWSFHGRGTIDEIWLQSNAGTDLILLEGYSKSNFPKIVMVHATSGVPDELHWRLIPEDPALVWAYLTDTQQTADVINETTEIQIAFCRDDIEQIGEYLLRRWHWYCLHKTNLNGAVFVGGKSSRMGENKALMDHGKGPHAQFLFHLLSETPGLELVVYSNAQPLFELTGTCVADQFVEKGPMGGLVSLFSYAPNSAWLVLACDLAKLDMELVEFLILNRNPLKLATVLVNPSQQMEPLMAIYEPRIRFAMEQHLLRNRLSLSQCLNGAAVQRVDVPESMLDQLTNINTQQERQQVLPR, from the coding sequence ATGATTCAAGACTTGACAGATCCTGTGATGAACATTGTCGGATTTTCAGGTTCCGGCAAAACTGTTTTTATTGAAAAACTGATCCCATGGTTCAAAGCTCAGGGATATGCACCCGCCTATCTCAAACATTCGGGACACATCCACAACTTTGACACACAGGGCAAAGACACGGCACGACAATTTGAGGCTGGAGCGGTTTTTTCCAGTATTTTTTCAGACAGCCAATGGAGTTTTCATGGCCGGGGGACTATAGATGAAATTTGGCTTCAAAGCAATGCCGGAACAGATCTGATTCTGCTGGAAGGATACTCAAAAAGCAACTTTCCAAAAATTGTAATGGTTCATGCTACGTCCGGTGTGCCGGATGAACTCCACTGGCGGTTGATTCCTGAAGACCCGGCGTTGGTTTGGGCATATCTGACAGACACACAACAGACTGCGGATGTCATCAATGAAACCACCGAAATCCAGATAGCGTTCTGTCGGGATGATATTGAGCAGATAGGCGAATATCTTTTGAGACGTTGGCATTGGTATTGTCTCCATAAAACCAATCTCAACGGAGCGGTATTTGTAGGTGGGAAATCGAGCAGGATGGGTGAAAATAAAGCCTTGATGGATCACGGCAAAGGCCCCCATGCCCAATTTTTGTTTCATCTGTTGTCAGAAACACCCGGCCTCGAACTGGTTGTGTATTCTAACGCACAGCCCCTGTTTGAACTGACGGGGACCTGTGTGGCGGATCAGTTTGTTGAAAAAGGGCCGATGGGTGGATTAGTGAGTTTGTTTTCGTATGCCCCGAATTCCGCTTGGCTAGTGCTGGCCTGTGATCTGGCAAAACTGGATATGGAACTGGTGGAGTTTCTCATTCTGAATCGCAATCCCTTGAAACTGGCAACGGTTCTGGTCAATCCCTCTCAACAAATGGAACCATTGATGGCCATTTATGAACCCCGTATTCGTTTTGCCATGGAACAACACTTGTTAAGGAACCGGCTGTCTCTCAGTCAATGCCTGAATGGCGCGGCGGTACAGCGAGTGGATGTTCCAGAGTCCATGCTGGATCAGTTGACCAACATCAATACTCAGCAGGAACGCCAACAGGTTCTGCCGAGATAA
- a CDS encoding chloride channel protein encodes MKNLLRNSKKIFIEHFLNSETDKHARSLSRFTQVSALEAGLMMVFALVLGLVSGALSVALNYSVHLVSSWSESVSQTSWGVLLPAVGAGVAVFLIRHVLRDQSGHGVPDVIKSVTLGSKFLPRRMLASRFLGSLLTVGTGGSAGLEGPIVCVGGSAGVVLGQLLKMNERHKKLLISYGVAGAIAGVFNAPLTGMIFTLEVILREWSYLTILPTIIAAVSATELSRVIMGNKIPFYHEISTFSINSLIACVVLGVVTGVMSAIFMRMLSFWHEIFQKISRHSWIQAIVGGLMVGGLGFFMPEVLAEGYPMIQQFLVMSVSPELSVILLFLVMKMLACCFTLSSGGVGGTFAPSLVLGSGIGYAFGIAMYYLPITDQAGVEAFSLVGMAGMVSGVMHSPLTGIFLVMESTRGYSLVLPLMLTASSSMLVSYALGIGSIYTRELIARGDLVRKGSDAYLLHSMNMHEILDKDCISIDEGLLLGEFIEIFKKAHRNYFPVMQTNSTACIGVVFLDDIRSYLFNQNLYDLVTMGSVMRKLPQIEADLSINEALEKFEESHSWSLPVVDRDGVFLGMLSKSTLFNHYRRELQLQND; translated from the coding sequence ATGAAAAACTTATTACGGAATTCGAAAAAAATATTCATTGAGCATTTTCTCAATAGTGAAACGGACAAACATGCCCGTTCCCTGTCTCGTTTTACCCAGGTTTCAGCGCTGGAGGCCGGCCTGATGATGGTTTTTGCGCTGGTGCTCGGACTGGTCTCAGGAGCACTGTCTGTCGCGCTCAACTACAGTGTCCATCTGGTCAGTTCCTGGTCTGAATCCGTATCCCAGACTTCCTGGGGGGTTTTATTACCGGCAGTGGGTGCCGGAGTCGCCGTGTTCCTGATCCGCCATGTTCTTCGGGATCAATCTGGACATGGTGTGCCTGATGTGATCAAGAGCGTCACGCTTGGTTCAAAATTTTTACCACGAAGAATGTTGGCTTCACGTTTTCTGGGAAGCCTGTTGACTGTTGGAACTGGTGGGTCCGCCGGATTGGAAGGTCCGATTGTGTGTGTGGGTGGTTCAGCCGGAGTGGTGCTGGGTCAACTCCTCAAAATGAACGAACGCCATAAAAAACTGCTGATCAGTTACGGGGTTGCCGGTGCGATTGCCGGAGTGTTCAATGCTCCCTTGACCGGAATGATCTTCACCCTGGAAGTCATCCTGAGGGAATGGTCGTATCTCACCATTCTTCCAACCATCATTGCCGCGGTATCAGCCACAGAATTGAGCCGCGTGATCATGGGAAACAAAATCCCGTTTTACCATGAGATTTCCACATTTTCGATCAACTCACTGATTGCCTGTGTGGTACTGGGGGTTGTCACTGGAGTCATGTCAGCGATCTTTATGCGCATGCTGTCCTTCTGGCATGAAATCTTTCAGAAAATTTCCCGTCATTCCTGGATCCAGGCCATCGTTGGCGGACTCATGGTTGGAGGCCTGGGCTTTTTCATGCCTGAGGTGCTCGCAGAGGGGTATCCCATGATTCAGCAATTTCTGGTGATGTCCGTGTCTCCTGAATTGAGTGTGATCCTGTTATTTCTGGTCATGAAGATGTTAGCCTGCTGTTTCACCCTGAGCAGTGGTGGCGTTGGTGGCACTTTTGCTCCCAGCCTTGTTTTGGGCAGTGGAATCGGCTATGCGTTCGGGATCGCTATGTATTATCTGCCCATCACCGATCAGGCCGGGGTCGAAGCGTTTTCTCTGGTGGGAATGGCCGGCATGGTCAGTGGTGTGATGCACAGTCCTCTTACAGGAATTTTTCTGGTCATGGAATCAACTCGTGGCTATTCGCTGGTGCTTCCGCTGATGCTCACTGCCAGCAGTTCCATGCTGGTGAGTTATGCCCTGGGTATTGGCTCGATTTACACCAGGGAGTTGATTGCGCGGGGGGATCTGGTCCGTAAAGGTTCTGACGCGTATCTGCTCCATTCCATGAATATGCATGAAATTCTGGACAAGGACTGTATCTCGATTGATGAAGGACTTCTGTTAGGCGAATTTATTGAAATTTTCAAAAAAGCACACCGGAACTATTTTCCTGTCATGCAGACCAACTCAACGGCCTGTATCGGCGTTGTGTTTCTGGATGATATTCGGTCCTACCTGTTCAATCAGAATCTGTATGATCTGGTGACAATGGGCAGTGTCATGCGTAAACTCCCTCAAATTGAAGCGGATTTATCCATCAATGAGGCCCTGGAAAAATTTGAGGAATCCCATTCGTGGTCTCTGCCTGTCGTTGACCGGGATGGCGTATTTCTGGGGATGCTCTCCAAATCCACCCTGTTCAATCATTACCGCCGCGAGCTTCAACTCCAGAATGACTGA